A region of Etheostoma cragini isolate CJK2018 chromosome 2, CSU_Ecrag_1.0, whole genome shotgun sequence DNA encodes the following proteins:
- the LOC117959385 gene encoding CMRF35-like molecule 9 has translation MMIPHVVVFCCFAVVCAEVSEVLEVSGHVGGEVSIHCSGSWTTNNSSEHYYMYFCKGVCSRDSSLIQPARKRLAGARQGRYSMEVNRGDGAFKVTIKRLKRVDAGRYCCGVEKTFDVLRQEVNLIVVETSTVPHQSPPSTTTLQTKAETLPQGSFPSSTKPSPAAATHLKDTIVVIIVSVSLALLVCAIIPLIFYGNCRRNSEGQNKGESDYCEEHAEVAPAPAAVRLRSVEPGTDPESSVQDASQFAAVYQALDSKSLD, from the exons ATGATGATTCctcatgttgttgtgttttgttgcttcGCAG TTGTCTGTGCGGAGGTGTCAGAAGTGCTGGAGGTGAGCGGCCATGTTGGAGGAGAGGTCTCCATCCACTGTTCTGGTAGCTGGACCACAAACAACAGCTCTGAACACTACTACATGTACTTCTGCAAAGGAGTCTGCTCCAGAGATTCCAGTCTCATTCAACCTGCGAGGAAGAGGTTGGCTGGTGCGCGGCAAGGGAGATACAGCATGGAGGTCAACAGAGGAGATGGAGCCTTCAAAGTGACCATAAAGAGGCTGAAGAGGGTGGATGCAGGGAGATATTGCTGTGGAGTGGAGAAAACGTTTGACGTGTTGCGCCAGGAGGTCAATCTCATAGTCGTAGAGA CTTCCACTGTTCCTCACCAATCTcctccctccaccaccacccTGCAGACCAAAGCAGAAACTCTGCCCCAAGGCAGCTTTCCATCTAGCACTAAACCgtcaccagcagcagcaacccACCTCAAAG ACACCATAGTGGTCATCATTGTTTCGGTGAGCCTGGCTCTTCTGGTTTGTGCCATCATACCTCTTATATTCTACGGAAACTGCCGGCGTAATTCGG aaGGTCAGAACAAGGGTGAG TCTGACTACTGTGAGGAACATGCAGAAGTTGCTCCTGCTCCGGCTGCAGTGAGGCTGCGGTCTGTAGAACCAGGTACTGATCCAGAGTCCAGTGTTCAAGATGCCTCACAGTTTGCTGCTGTCTACCAGGCACTGGATTCCAAATCTTTGGACTAA